The Pseudoliparis swirei isolate HS2019 ecotype Mariana Trench chromosome 16, NWPU_hadal_v1, whole genome shotgun sequence genome includes a window with the following:
- the jcada gene encoding uncharacterized protein jcada isoform X3 translates to MYSVEDLLISHGYKLPKHTTSSSSTPTPDPVSSSCQGPSSSPPSYNKHHEVLENRPGPRAVNGYDRGPGMPYGNGGGSRQPQAFGSGCPNNNNNEPRDRGLSRREGEIRCQIDTHSLGESLTSDSGFPRTAVASEP, encoded by the coding sequence ATGTACAGCGTGGAGGACCTCCTCATCTCTCATGGATACAAGCTGCCCAAGCAtaccacatcctcctcctccacccccaccccagaCCCTGTGTCCTCGTCCTGCCAGGGTCCCTCGTCCTCCCCGCCGTCTTACAACAAGCACCATGAAGTCCTGGAGAACAGGCCTGGCCCCAGGGCGGTGAACGGCTACGACAGGGGGCCCGGGATGCCTTATGGGAACGGTGGCGGATCCAGGCAGCCCCAAGCGTTCGGAAGTGGCtgtcccaacaacaacaacaacgaaccCAGGGACAGGGGCCTTTCCAGACGCGAGGGCGAGATCCGGTGCCAAATTGATACCCACTCCTTGGGAGAGTCACTGACCTCGGACAGCGG